The DNA segment TAAAGCCAAAAGAATGAATTTAATTATTTTAATATATAATTTCTTCATATACTAAACTCCTTCTTGGAAGTTAATTTTAAATACATTATTGCATATATTAATAGTATTAAAACAATTATTACACCATGTGCAGCTGCTAAACTATAATTTGATTCATAAAAAACTGTGTTGATCATTTTTACAGATAATATTTCAGTACTTCCTGCAGGTCCTCCTCTAGTCATACCATATATAATGTCTGGGAAATTCATGACCCAAATTATTCTTAACAATACGGTATTTACTAAAGTAGGTTTAATATATGGAATTGTTATTTTGAAAAGTTTTGTAAAATATCCAGCACCATCTATTTCAGCTGCTTCATATAAAGAATTAGGGATTGATTGCAAAGCTGCTAAAATCATAATTGCAAAAAATGGTATTCCATACCAAACATTTACTAAAATAACAGAATATAATGCAATAGTTGGATCAGATAGAAAGTTTATACTTTCTTCTATAATTCCCATTTTCATCAAAATATCATTAACAACTCCAAATTGGCCATTTAAAAGCCAAGACCAAATTAATCCTATGGCAAATCCAGAAACTGCCCAGGGATAAAATACTAGACCAGCATATAGCCCTCTACCTTTGAAAGGTTCTTTCATTAACAATGCCAAAATAAATCCTAAAATCAGCTGCAATAATACAGAAAAAAAGATCCATTTTATTGTATTCCATATAACATCAATATAGAATATATCAGAAAAAATTTCTTTGAAATTTTCAAAACCAATCCATTGTATATTACCAAAATTATATAGTGAATAATTTTTAAAAGAAAGCAATACCCCACTAATAGTGGGGTAAAAAATTATAAATGAAATTAAAATTATAGTAGGTAATATCATCAATAATATGAAACTTCTTTTTCTCATTTATCCAATCCAGCTTCCTTCCAAAAATCTGTCCATTCTTTTAAACATCTTACAACAGATAATTTTCCAAGCAATACTTGTTGCATTGTTTTTTCTTGGAATTCATTCCATTTTCCCCAATTTTCATTATCTAATGGATATTGTGTAAATTGATAATGTTCTGTGTCATTAAACATATCTTTCCAGCCTTTAAATATATCGGAACTAAAGTAACTGTCGTAATCATATACAGATTTCAAAATAGGTAATGCACCATATGCTTTACTCCAATATCCGTTAATTTCTGCAGAACTTACAAATTTAATGAATTTCCAAGCTAAATCCTTATGTTTAGAATATATAGGTATTCCCCATCCTACAAAACCGAATGAAGGGTACGTTTTTCCACTTACGCCAATTGGTAGAGGAGCTGTTTTATATTTTCCTGGAATCATTTCATTAAGCATTCCTGTTGTATCTGGATCTTGGAATAACAATGGGGTAATTCCAGATACAAATGCATTAACTTGTTCATCCCATCCCCAGTTTATAGAATCTTTAGGAGCGGTATCTTTGTATAAACTAACATAGAAATTTAAAGCTTCAACTGCTCTAGGATCATCAAAAATAATTTTTCCTGATTTTGTTAGATACATATTATTTGGATCAATATCATCAAAGAATGAAGTTACAACTATATCTATGAATGAAGTTGGATATCCTTTTCCTCTAAAATCAAAACCATATTGATTTTTGTTTGATTCTGTAAGTTTTTTAGCCATATCATACATTTCTTTCATAGTTTTTGGATAACCTTTAAATCCATATTTTGCTAATATGTCATCTCTATAGAATAAAGTTTTTACAAATATACCATGTGGTAATAAATATGGCTTATTATTGTAAATACTAGCAGCTTCTAATACACCA comes from the Marinitoga litoralis genome and includes:
- a CDS encoding carbohydrate ABC transporter permease, translated to MRKRSFILLMILPTIILISFIIFYPTISGVLLSFKNYSLYNFGNIQWIGFENFKEIFSDIFYIDVIWNTIKWIFFSVLLQLILGFILALLMKEPFKGRGLYAGLVFYPWAVSGFAIGLIWSWLLNGQFGVVNDILMKMGIIEESINFLSDPTIALYSVILVNVWYGIPFFAIMILAALQSIPNSLYEAAEIDGAGYFTKLFKITIPYIKPTLVNTVLLRIIWVMNFPDIIYGMTRGGPAGSTEILSVKMINTVFYESNYSLAAAHGVIIVLILLIYAIMYLKLTSKKEFSI
- a CDS encoding ABC transporter substrate-binding protein, which translates into the protein MKKIILLLVLVLSTLMVFSEEVITLNLIEAFSSPWRTPTLNKIIEMFETLNPGVKINVISPPYETAYQKINLMISTEQPLDIVEIGDWNLSTLASIGKLEDLTPYINSWPERNDLINGVLEAASIYNNKPYLLPHGIFVKTLFYRDDILAKYGFKGYPKTMKEMYDMAKKLTESNKNQYGFDFRGKGYPTSFIDIVVTSFFDDIDPNNMYLTKSGKIIFDDPRAVEALNFYVSLYKDTAPKDSINWGWDEQVNAFVSGITPLLFQDPDTTGMLNEMIPGKYKTAPLPIGVSGKTYPSFGFVGWGIPIYSKHKDLAWKFIKFVSSAEINGYWSKAYGALPILKSVYDYDSYFSSDIFKGWKDMFNDTEHYQFTQYPLDNENWGKWNEFQEKTMQQVLLGKLSVVRCLKEWTDFWKEAGLDK